Proteins encoded within one genomic window of Rhodobacteraceae bacterium LMO-JJ12:
- a CDS encoding DUF202 domain-containing protein — MNKRPDDNRNKQAENRTDWAEDRTIMANERTFASWIGAGMGALGIAIGLQAVFGPFEPTWLAKLAATLFLVVALVLFWSARNNAHKTYDQLTEHAAEARKGRDFTGIAVLLCLGTIAIGVVLWLI; from the coding sequence ATGAACAAACGTCCCGACGACAACCGCAACAAGCAAGCTGAAAACCGTACCGATTGGGCCGAAGACCGTACCATCATGGCCAATGAGCGCACCTTCGCAAGCTGGATCGGCGCAGGCATGGGCGCGCTTGGTATCGCCATCGGGCTTCAGGCCGTGTTCGGCCCGTTCGAGCCGACATGGCTGGCCAAACTTGCGGCCACGCTGTTTCTCGTGGTGGCACTCGTGCTGTTCTGGTCTGCCCGCAACAATGCGCACAAGACTTATGACCAACTCACCGAACATGCCGCCGAAGCCCGAAAGGGCCGCGATTTCACCGGTATCGCCGTGTTACTCTGCCTTGGCACCATCGCCATTGGCGTAGTCTTGTGGCTAATCTGA
- a CDS encoding TRAP transporter substrate-binding protein, translated as MERRKFLKGAALGAGAAALATPALAQGGKQMTIVSTWPRDFPGLGVSAQRLAARIAQVSDGAFNVEYFAAGERVGAFDSFDEVASGNSQAYIGADYYWGGKHPGFNYFTSVPFGMSTQEWQAWIAFGGGQELWDELSGEYGLKALMCGSTGTQAGGWFNKEMESPDDFKGLKMRMPGLGGQVLTKMGASTVSLPGGQIYENLVSGSIEATEWVGAYNDYFMKFYEAAKYYYTGGMHEPGGGLALGMNKEWWESLSSTEQAILTACSYEEQLLSHSEAWAKNGEYMTKLVNDHGVQVRAFNDDIWDAFGDAAAEVFEDVRAHSPLAAKIDESFQAKLKEIGGTLAAFEGTFLNQRNRVLGLT; from the coding sequence ATGGAACGTCGTAAATTTTTGAAGGGTGCCGCACTTGGTGCCGGTGCCGCCGCATTGGCGACGCCTGCGCTCGCGCAAGGTGGCAAGCAGATGACCATCGTGTCGACATGGCCACGGGATTTCCCTGGCTTGGGGGTGTCGGCCCAACGCCTTGCAGCGCGAATTGCACAGGTGTCTGATGGCGCGTTCAACGTTGAGTACTTTGCCGCGGGCGAGCGTGTTGGTGCGTTTGACTCGTTTGACGAAGTGGCCAGCGGCAACAGCCAAGCCTATATCGGCGCTGATTATTATTGGGGCGGCAAGCACCCCGGTTTCAACTATTTCACCTCGGTTCCGTTCGGAATGTCGACCCAGGAATGGCAAGCATGGATTGCATTTGGCGGTGGTCAGGAGCTTTGGGACGAGCTGTCGGGCGAATATGGTCTGAAAGCTTTGATGTGCGGCTCGACCGGAACCCAGGCGGGCGGCTGGTTCAACAAGGAAATGGAAAGCCCGGATGACTTCAAGGGCCTGAAGATGCGTATGCCGGGCCTTGGTGGTCAGGTTCTGACCAAGATGGGCGCCTCGACCGTGTCGCTGCCGGGTGGCCAGATCTATGAAAACCTTGTTTCTGGTTCGATCGAAGCAACCGAGTGGGTTGGCGCCTATAATGATTACTTCATGAAGTTCTATGAAGCGGCCAAATACTACTATACCGGCGGTATGCATGAGCCAGGTGGCGGTCTCGCTCTTGGCATGAACAAGGAATGGTGGGAATCGCTCTCGAGTACCGAACAGGCGATCCTCACGGCCTGCTCATACGAAGAGCAGCTTTTGTCGCATTCGGAAGCTTGGGCGAAGAACGGTGAATACATGACCAAGCTGGTCAATGATCACGGTGTTCAGGTTCGTGCTTTCAACGACGATATCTGGGACGCATTCGGTGATGCGGCAGCCGAAGTCTTTGAAGACGTCCGGGCGCATTCGCCTCTTGCGGCCAAGATCGATGAAAGCTTCCAGGCGAAGCTGAAAGAGATCGGCGGGACGTTGGCTGCCTTTGAAGGCACCTTCCTCAACCAGCGTAACCGTGTGCTGGGTCTGACCTGA
- a CDS encoding protein phosphatase, whose amino-acid sequence MSGLVIYALPVAGGTLALASLPGRGGDYRGDLEVFHEWQPGIVISMTTKEEMVTVGAENFSWDIQAMGSRWHHLPVPDFGGPGSEIEARWPAVSQSVLQALRGGGRVIVHCKGGCGRSGMVALRLMVESGEDKLHALNRLRGLRDCAVETKDQLNWAFAGQPMADPRQSEQDA is encoded by the coding sequence ATGTCGGGTCTGGTGATCTATGCCTTGCCCGTGGCGGGCGGCACGCTTGCGCTGGCCTCGCTTCCCGGTCGCGGCGGAGATTATCGCGGTGATCTGGAGGTGTTTCACGAATGGCAGCCTGGCATCGTCATTTCGATGACGACCAAGGAGGAGATGGTCACGGTCGGCGCGGAGAATTTCAGCTGGGACATTCAGGCTATGGGCAGCCGGTGGCATCATCTTCCGGTGCCGGATTTTGGTGGGCCCGGGAGCGAGATCGAGGCGCGCTGGCCAGCGGTGAGCCAGAGCGTTCTACAAGCCCTAAGAGGTGGCGGACGGGTTATCGTGCATTGCAAGGGTGGTTGCGGGCGCTCGGGTATGGTGGCGCTGCGGCTGATGGTGGAAAGCGGCGAAGACAAGTTACATGCGCTGAACCGGCTGCGGGGGCTGCGCGATTGCGCGGTCGAAACCAAAGACCAGCTGAATTGGGCCTTTGCCGGGCAACCGATGGCTGATCCGAGACAGTCAGAGCAGGACGCCTGA
- a CDS encoding neutral zinc metallopeptidase, producing MRLRGVRASRNVEDRRRRGGKTGAGIGGIGLLVVLAIGYFAGIDVTPLLDGQLTGGGEQRAPRELSPEEERAAVFSSKVLATTEEVWGALFPETFGKEYTPPVLVLYSGVTQSPCGGANGATGPFYCPADRKAYLDTEFFATMARQLGAKGDFAAAYVIAHEVAHHVQNELGILPKVNAARQQASQVEANALTVRLELQADCLSGVWARAVGGLLEPGDLEEALNAARQIGDDTLQRNAGRVPQPHTFTHGTSEQRQRWFATGYEGGDANACDTFSARRL from the coding sequence ATGCGATTGCGAGGTGTGCGCGCCAGCCGCAATGTGGAAGACCGGCGGCGCAGGGGCGGCAAGACCGGAGCCGGGATCGGCGGAATCGGTCTGCTGGTGGTGCTGGCGATTGGCTATTTTGCGGGCATCGATGTGACGCCGCTGCTTGACGGGCAATTGACCGGCGGCGGGGAGCAGCGCGCGCCACGTGAACTGTCGCCAGAGGAAGAGAGGGCGGCAGTGTTTTCGTCCAAGGTGCTGGCGACAACCGAGGAGGTCTGGGGCGCGCTCTTTCCCGAGACGTTCGGGAAGGAATACACCCCTCCGGTTCTGGTGCTTTATAGCGGGGTCACGCAGAGCCCATGCGGCGGAGCCAACGGGGCGACGGGGCCGTTTTATTGTCCGGCGGATCGCAAGGCTTATCTCGATACCGAGTTCTTTGCCACGATGGCGCGCCAGCTGGGCGCAAAGGGTGATTTCGCTGCCGCCTATGTGATAGCGCATGAGGTGGCGCATCATGTGCAAAATGAGCTGGGCATTCTGCCCAAGGTCAATGCGGCGCGTCAGCAGGCCAGCCAGGTGGAAGCCAATGCGCTGACAGTGCGGCTGGAACTACAGGCCGATTGTCTGAGCGGTGTGTGGGCGCGCGCGGTGGGTGGATTGCTGGAGCCGGGAGATCTGGAAGAGGCGCTGAACGCAGCGCGCCAGATCGGCGACGATACGTTGCAACGCAATGCCGGAAGGGTGCCGCAGCCACATACGTTTACCCATGGCACGAGCGAACAGAGACAACGTTGGTTCGCGACCGGATATGAGGGCGGTGATGCGAACGCATGCGATACGTTCAGCGCGCGCAGGTTATAA
- a CDS encoding DNA polymerase III subunit gamma/tau, translating to MSDTPEKNYQVLARKYRPETFADLVGQEAMVRTLKNAFKADRIAQAFIMTGIRGTGKTTTARIIAKGINCIGPDGTSGPTTEPCGVCEHCVAIMEGRHVDVMEMDAASRTGINDIREIIDSVHYRAASARYKIYIIDEVHMLSTQAFNGLLKTLEEPPEHVKFIFATTEIRKVPVTVLSRCQRFDLRRIEPEDQITMLRRIADAEGAAIADDALALITRAAEGSARDATSLLDQAISHGAGETTAIQVRAMLGLADRGRVLDLFDMIMKGNAAGALSELSAQYADGADPLAVLRDLAEITHWISVVKITPEAAEDPTVSSDERTRGQTMAAALPMRALTRMWQMLLKSLDEVAQAPNAMMAAEMAVIRLTHVADLPTPEDLVRQLNNQTPPPPPPQGGGPGGSGSGGGSVQATASHSAPSGGVSGGPSAALAQAVDQTLAHYPTFDHVIELIRTQRDGKLLMDVEADLRLVSYQPGRITFEPTVTAPTDLAQRLGSALQRWTGNRWAISVVNEGGAPSMLETRNAEENKLKAQALDNPLVKSVFAAFPNAKIKTIRTAADLAAKAQVEALQEVEDEWDPFEEG from the coding sequence ATGAGCGACACGCCCGAGAAAAACTACCAGGTGCTGGCCCGCAAATACCGGCCCGAAACCTTCGCCGACCTCGTCGGACAAGAGGCGATGGTGCGCACGCTCAAGAATGCGTTCAAAGCCGACCGCATCGCTCAGGCCTTCATCATGACCGGGATTCGCGGCACCGGCAAAACCACCACCGCGCGGATCATCGCCAAGGGCATAAATTGTATTGGCCCGGATGGCACCAGCGGCCCCACCACAGAACCTTGTGGTGTCTGCGAACATTGCGTAGCCATCATGGAAGGCCGACATGTCGATGTAATGGAAATGGACGCCGCCTCGCGCACCGGCATCAACGATATCCGCGAGATCATAGATTCCGTGCACTACCGCGCCGCCTCGGCACGCTACAAGATCTACATCATCGACGAAGTTCACATGCTGTCGACGCAGGCCTTCAATGGTCTGCTGAAAACGCTGGAAGAGCCTCCCGAACACGTCAAATTCATCTTTGCCACAACCGAAATCCGCAAAGTTCCGGTTACGGTTCTGTCACGCTGTCAGCGTTTCGATCTGCGCCGCATCGAGCCCGAAGATCAGATCACCATGCTGCGCCGCATCGCCGATGCCGAAGGTGCCGCAATCGCCGACGATGCCCTCGCGCTGATCACCCGCGCCGCCGAAGGCTCCGCCCGCGACGCCACCTCGCTCCTCGATCAGGCGATCAGCCACGGCGCTGGCGAAACCACGGCCATTCAGGTGCGTGCCATGCTGGGCCTCGCCGACCGGGGTCGCGTCCTCGATCTCTTTGACATGATCATGAAAGGCAATGCAGCAGGCGCGCTTTCCGAGCTTTCCGCCCAATATGCCGACGGCGCCGATCCGCTGGCCGTGCTGCGCGATCTGGCCGAGATCACCCATTGGATCAGCGTGGTGAAAATCACCCCCGAGGCGGCAGAAGACCCTACCGTTTCGTCTGATGAACGCACCCGAGGCCAGACAATGGCCGCCGCGCTTCCCATGCGCGCACTCACGCGCATGTGGCAGATGCTTCTCAAGTCGCTTGACGAGGTCGCACAGGCTCCCAACGCGATGATGGCTGCCGAAATGGCCGTGATCCGCCTCACTCATGTGGCCGATCTGCCCACCCCCGAAGATCTGGTGCGCCAACTCAACAACCAGACTCCACCGCCCCCGCCACCCCAGGGCGGTGGCCCCGGTGGCAGCGGAAGCGGTGGCGGCTCCGTTCAGGCTACAGCGTCGCACTCCGCCCCCTCCGGCGGTGTTTCCGGTGGCCCCTCTGCCGCGCTGGCGCAGGCCGTTGATCAGACGCTCGCCCACTACCCGACGTTCGACCACGTCATCGAACTGATCCGCACCCAACGCGACGGCAAACTCCTGATGGATGTCGAAGCAGACCTGCGCCTCGTCAGCTATCAGCCCGGCCGCATCACCTTCGAACCCACGGTTACCGCCCCGACCGACCTCGCCCAGCGCCTCGGCTCCGCCCTCCAACGCTGGACCGGCAATCGCTGGGCCATTTCGGTTGTCAACGAAGGCGGCGCGCCCTCAATGCTTGAAACGCGCAACGCCGAAGAGAACAAACTCAAGGCGCAGGCTCTCGACAATCCGCTGGTCAAATCCGTCTTTGCGGCCTTCCCCAACGCCAAGATCAAAACCATCCGCACCGCCGCCGATCTCGCTGCCAAAGCACAGGTCGAAGCCTTGCAAGAGGTCGAAGACGAGTGGGATCCTTTCGAGGAAGGATAA
- a CDS encoding TRAP transporter small permease subunit, with product MRSAVKAPGLRKEGDPAPIVRLFGWGMLAALAAFLINNVLIVGWGAPSLRDYFAGTAGSLGLVPVVIYAVCFLLAAGFVLMTPRRALRWDSMQIHKFNCYLIRVCFWSVLLVGVVDATIAVLRVESLLDPFFSEQMVKDLGRVQFVAPNIHIPLIGVAIVLAMFTRTLGFQWLALMIVAAELLIVLSRFGFSYEQALMGDLVRYWYAALFLFASAYTLFDDGHVRVDVLYAGFGASKRGFVNAWGSIFLGMSTAWVIIYIGFNGKQSIINSPVANFEITQSGATGMFIKYQMAAFLGIFAATMLIQFISFFLESVANWRDQPGQRTVTPTGH from the coding sequence ATGAGATCCGCAGTTAAGGCACCGGGACTTCGAAAAGAGGGCGATCCGGCGCCGATTGTACGGCTATTCGGTTGGGGAATGTTGGCCGCTCTGGCCGCGTTTCTGATCAATAATGTATTGATCGTCGGCTGGGGCGCGCCGAGCTTGAGAGACTATTTCGCGGGAACTGCGGGATCGTTGGGGCTTGTTCCGGTGGTGATTTACGCGGTGTGCTTCTTGCTGGCGGCGGGGTTTGTATTGATGACGCCGCGCCGGGCCTTGCGTTGGGATTCGATGCAGATTCACAAGTTCAATTGCTACTTGATCCGGGTCTGTTTCTGGAGCGTGCTTTTGGTGGGCGTCGTGGATGCCACCATCGCGGTCCTGCGGGTCGAGAGCCTGTTGGATCCGTTTTTCAGCGAACAGATGGTCAAGGATCTGGGGCGGGTGCAGTTCGTTGCGCCAAACATTCATATTCCTCTGATCGGTGTGGCGATTGTTTTGGCGATGTTCACGCGCACGTTGGGATTTCAATGGCTGGCGCTGATGATCGTTGCGGCCGAGCTCCTCATTGTTCTGTCGCGTTTCGGGTTTTCTTATGAGCAGGCGCTGATGGGCGATCTGGTGCGCTATTGGTATGCGGCGCTGTTCCTGTTTGCTTCGGCCTACACCCTGTTTGATGACGGGCACGTCAGGGTGGATGTACTTTACGCCGGGTTCGGTGCGTCCAAACGCGGATTCGTGAACGCCTGGGGCTCGATCTTTCTGGGAATGTCGACGGCCTGGGTGATCATCTACATCGGCTTCAATGGTAAACAATCCATCATCAACAGCCCGGTGGCGAACTTTGAAATCACGCAATCGGGCGCAACGGGTATGTTCATCAAATATCAGATGGCCGCCTTTCTGGGCATTTTTGCCGCCACGATGCTGATCCAGTTCATCAGTTTTTTCCTAGAATCCGTCGCCAATTGGCGCGACCAGCCGGGGCAACGCACAGTGACCCCGACAGGCCACTGA
- a CDS encoding YbaB/EbfC family nucleoid-associated protein, with protein sequence MFKGLGSMGDMAKMMKAAGEMKNKMEKLQEDMHSMMVTGESGTGLVKATCTAKGELKTLDIDPSIFNADEKEVVEDLILAAIKDAQTKASERAQTEMRKITEEMGLPADMKLPF encoded by the coding sequence ATGTTCAAAGGATTGGGGTCCATGGGTGACATGGCCAAGATGATGAAAGCCGCCGGCGAAATGAAGAACAAGATGGAGAAACTGCAAGAAGACATGCACTCCATGATGGTCACCGGCGAAAGCGGCACCGGTCTGGTCAAGGCCACCTGCACGGCCAAGGGCGAACTCAAGACCCTTGATATCGACCCGTCGATCTTCAACGCGGACGAAAAGGAAGTGGTCGAAGACCTGATCCTCGCCGCGATCAAGGACGCCCAAACCAAAGCCTCGGAACGCGCCCAGACGGAAATGCGCAAGATCACCGAGGAAATGGGCCTCCCCGCCGACATGAAGCTCCCCTTTTGA
- a CDS encoding cytochrome b — translation MTPLSKTEIALHWIVGLGMIAIMAVGIYIENTEARSLMPLHKSFGIALFAFIVLRVVVRLRKGWPETVSKGKAWEHTLARVVHWVLIIGTLVMPISGMLGSIFGGRGLSLFNLELLAASLGADGRPVAINETLANFAGGMHGLAAKVLIAAILLHVAGALKHSFADRDATLGRMLGKSAT, via the coding sequence ATGACACCGCTCAGCAAAACCGAAATCGCACTGCACTGGATTGTCGGCCTCGGCATGATCGCCATCATGGCGGTAGGGATTTATATCGAGAATACAGAAGCTCGCAGCCTGATGCCGCTTCATAAATCATTTGGCATCGCGCTTTTCGCGTTCATTGTCCTGCGTGTCGTCGTTCGCCTGCGCAAAGGCTGGCCCGAGACCGTCAGCAAGGGCAAAGCCTGGGAACACACTCTTGCGCGGGTGGTCCACTGGGTGTTGATCATCGGCACGCTCGTAATGCCGATTTCCGGCATGCTCGGCTCGATCTTTGGCGGGCGTGGCCTGTCCCTTTTCAATCTGGAACTCCTCGCGGCCAGCCTCGGCGCCGACGGCCGCCCCGTCGCGATCAACGAAACTCTGGCCAACTTCGCAGGGGGCATGCACGGCTTGGCCGCAAAAGTTCTGATTGCCGCCATCCTGCTTCACGTCGCCGGCGCCCTGAAACACAGCTTCGCGGATCGCGACGCGACCCTGGGAAGAATGCTGGGCAAATCCGCCACCTGA
- a CDS encoding glycerate kinase — protein sequence MNVRHRELLEKMFAAAVAAAEPGSAMAELLPEAPSGKVVVIGAGKGAAQMAAAFEALWDGPLSGVVVTRYGFGAECRRIKILEAAHPVPDAAAEAASAALLDAVSGLGEDDLVVALISGGGSALLAAPVAGLGLADEIALNQALLASGAPIGAVNAVRKMLSRVKGGRLAQAAAPAKVVSFIVSDVPGDNPAEVASGPTFPGTSGRNEALAAVRDYGIVLSDRLMGALQRAEAPPLPDDPVFANHEVHVIASAAKSLEAAAEVANAAGFAPAILSDAIEGEARDVGRVLAAMAREVRGRGRPFEAPVAMLSGGETTVTLRGKGGRGGRNSEFLLAFALAIEGQEGIAAMAADTDGIDGSEDNAGAFADGQSAARMRAAGVDPAEALARNDAWGAFEAIGDLFVTGPTGTNVNDLRVILIP from the coding sequence ATGAATGTGCGTCACCGTGAGCTTTTGGAAAAGATGTTTGCCGCAGCCGTGGCCGCAGCAGAGCCGGGGTCGGCCATGGCGGAGCTGTTGCCCGAGGCGCCAAGCGGCAAGGTGGTGGTGATCGGTGCCGGGAAGGGCGCCGCGCAAATGGCAGCGGCGTTTGAGGCGCTTTGGGATGGGCCGCTGAGCGGGGTGGTCGTGACCCGCTATGGCTTTGGCGCAGAATGTCGCCGGATCAAGATATTGGAGGCGGCGCATCCGGTGCCGGACGCGGCCGCAGAAGCGGCGAGCGCGGCCCTACTTGATGCTGTGAGCGGCCTTGGCGAGGATGATCTGGTGGTGGCGTTGATTTCGGGCGGTGGCTCGGCGTTGCTGGCGGCGCCGGTCGCGGGGCTTGGGCTTGCGGATGAGATCGCACTGAATCAGGCGCTTTTGGCCAGCGGGGCGCCGATTGGGGCGGTGAATGCCGTTCGCAAGATGTTGAGCCGAGTGAAGGGCGGGCGGCTGGCACAGGCGGCGGCGCCTGCGAAGGTCGTGAGCTTTATCGTGTCGGATGTGCCGGGGGACAACCCCGCAGAGGTGGCCAGTGGGCCGACCTTTCCGGGGACAAGCGGGCGCAACGAGGCGCTGGCGGCGGTACGCGACTATGGCATCGTTTTGTCAGATCGTTTGATGGGTGCGTTGCAGCGGGCCGAGGCCCCCCCCCTGCCGGATGATCCGGTTTTCGCCAACCATGAGGTGCATGTGATTGCCAGTGCCGCCAAATCGTTGGAGGCGGCGGCGGAGGTGGCAAATGCAGCCGGTTTTGCACCCGCGATCCTGTCAGACGCCATTGAGGGCGAGGCACGCGATGTAGGCCGGGTTCTTGCGGCGATGGCGCGAGAAGTGCGCGGGCGGGGCCGACCGTTTGAAGCTCCGGTGGCGATGCTGTCGGGGGGCGAGACGACTGTGACCTTGCGAGGGAAGGGAGGGCGCGGCGGGCGCAACAGCGAATTCCTTCTGGCGTTTGCCTTGGCGATCGAAGGGCAGGAGGGCATTGCCGCAATGGCAGCGGATACCGATGGTATCGATGGCAGCGAGGATAATGCCGGAGCCTTTGCCGATGGCCAGAGCGCCGCGAGGATGCGCGCGGCGGGGGTTGATCCGGCCGAGGCGTTGGCGCGCAACGATGCCTGGGGAGCGTTTGAAGCGATTGGCGATCTGTTCGTCACCGGGCCGACGGGAACCAACGTCAACGATCTGCGGGTGATCCTGATTCCTTAG
- a CDS encoding Hint domain-containing protein: MPEKKLDYIVEGGAGDDLIDAGYIGDPDGDQIDNGDAADGSEDDYVEAGDGNDTIRSGAGDDSVLADLGDDSIESGAGNDTVRGGMGDDTILGGIGDDSLYGNEDDDSIEGGDGADSIYGETGDDFVSGGAGDDHLEGNEGNDTIYGGSGDDWMRGSYGDDKLFGGTGDDYLWGGFGDDIFYIEDDFGNDTVEGEGIDEVAGDTLDFSRVTDDLTIDLSHGHPEIGTFSDGTWTGQFSEIEHIILGGGDDTLILANGSGADSVYAFEVPTDNGDGTFSGQDRLDVTALTDLEGNPVNVEDVTVSDSNGDGTGDAVLGFPGGESLTLKGVSPSDVSTPAQLIAMGIPGVARNFRVEGTDSADLIDATYADDPEGDRVDNNDHSDGSNDDYIETGAGRDTVYAGEGDDTVHAGGTSDANLIYGEAGNDVITGGSGDDTIYGGSGDDAVFGFDGNDSLFGHDGDDELDGGARDDVIEGGAGNDTLIGGAGNDSLTGGAGFDQIFGGQGDDTLWLAEGDSAYGGDGDDLFHVVVTGEAGTNNATIVGGEGDETLGDTLNFHGQTHWDDISYTNPDPGAGGGMSGSATLADGSVVTFSEIENVIICFTAGTRIATEQGLRPIEDLRVGDMVVTRDHGLQPVRWAGRRSVPAEGALAPVRFETGVLGNRRPLLVSPQHRMLIEGAGATMLFGESEVLASAKHLVNGGSVAVVPGGMVSYVHILFDDHEIIYAEGAPSESFFPGETGLDAVAEAAREELFTLFPELRDPVRNYGETARMCLRGHEAGLLRLN; the protein is encoded by the coding sequence ATGCCAGAGAAGAAGCTCGATTACATCGTTGAAGGCGGCGCGGGCGATGACCTGATTGACGCGGGATATATTGGTGACCCGGACGGTGATCAGATCGACAATGGCGATGCCGCCGATGGCAGCGAGGATGATTATGTCGAGGCGGGCGACGGCAACGACACGATTCGGAGCGGCGCGGGGGACGACAGTGTCCTTGCGGATTTGGGCGATGACAGTATCGAAAGCGGCGCGGGCAACGATACGGTGCGCGGCGGCATGGGCGATGACACGATCCTTGGCGGGATCGGTGATGACAGCCTTTATGGCAATGAAGATGATGACAGCATCGAGGGCGGCGACGGCGCGGATTCGATTTATGGCGAAACCGGCGATGATTTTGTCAGTGGCGGCGCAGGCGACGATCACCTTGAGGGCAACGAGGGCAACGACACGATTTACGGCGGCTCTGGTGATGACTGGATGCGCGGCAGCTATGGCGACGACAAGTTGTTTGGCGGGACCGGTGACGATTATCTATGGGGCGGTTTTGGCGACGACATTTTTTATATCGAAGACGATTTCGGCAATGACACGGTGGAAGGTGAAGGCATTGATGAGGTTGCGGGCGACACGCTGGATTTCAGTCGCGTTACCGACGACCTGACCATTGATCTCAGCCATGGTCACCCCGAGATTGGCACGTTTAGCGATGGTACTTGGACCGGGCAGTTTAGCGAAATTGAACATATCATCCTTGGCGGGGGGGATGACACGCTGATCCTTGCCAACGGGTCAGGGGCCGACAGCGTTTACGCATTCGAGGTGCCCACCGACAACGGCGACGGCACGTTTAGCGGGCAAGACCGGCTGGATGTGACGGCGCTGACTGACCTTGAGGGCAACCCGGTCAATGTCGAAGATGTGACGGTGAGCGATAGCAATGGCGATGGCACCGGCGACGCGGTCCTGGGATTTCCTGGCGGTGAGAGCCTGACGCTGAAAGGGGTGTCGCCAAGTGATGTGAGCACGCCAGCGCAGTTGATCGCGATGGGTATTCCGGGGGTCGCAAGAAATTTCCGGGTGGAAGGCACGGACAGTGCCGATCTGATTGACGCCACCTATGCCGACGATCCCGAGGGCGACCGGGTGGACAACAACGACCACAGCGATGGTTCGAACGATGACTACATCGAGACTGGCGCGGGTCGCGATACGGTTTATGCCGGAGAGGGCGATGACACGGTTCACGCGGGCGGGACGTCGGATGCCAACCTGATTTATGGAGAGGCGGGCAATGATGTCATCACCGGGGGATCGGGCGACGATACGATCTATGGCGGCAGCGGTGATGATGCCGTTTTCGGTTTTGACGGCAACGATTCCCTGTTTGGCCATGACGGTGACGATGAGCTTGATGGTGGCGCGCGGGATGATGTTATCGAAGGTGGTGCGGGCAATGATACTCTGATCGGTGGGGCGGGGAATGACAGCCTGACTGGCGGCGCCGGGTTCGACCAGATATTCGGCGGGCAGGGCGATGATACCCTTTGGCTCGCGGAAGGCGACAGCGCCTATGGCGGCGATGGTGACGATCTGTTCCACGTGGTCGTTACCGGTGAGGCGGGTACGAACAACGCCACGATCGTCGGTGGCGAGGGTGATGAGACATTGGGCGATACGCTCAATTTTCATGGTCAGACCCATTGGGACGATATCAGCTATACCAATCCCGACCCGGGTGCGGGCGGCGGGATGAGCGGATCTGCCACGCTGGCGGATGGGTCTGTTGTGACCTTCTCGGAGATCGAAAACGTTATCATCTGCTTTACCGCCGGAACGCGGATCGCCACCGAGCAGGGCTTGCGGCCTATCGAGGATCTGCGGGTGGGCGATATGGTGGTGACGCGCGACCATGGATTGCAGCCCGTGCGCTGGGCCGGGCGACGCAGCGTGCCGGCTGAAGGGGCTCTGGCGCCGGTGCGGTTTGAGACGGGTGTGTTGGGCAACCGCCGCCCGCTCTTGGTGTCGCCGCAGCATCGGATGCTGATCGAGGGGGCCGGGGCGACCATGCTGTTTGGCGAAAGTGAAGTTCTGGCCAGCGCCAAGCATCTGGTGAATGGCGGATCGGTGGCGGTCGTGCCGGGGGGGATGGTGAGCTATGTGCACATCCTGTTTGACGATCACGAGATCATCTATGCGGAAGGCGCGCCTTCGGAGAGCTTCTTTCCCGGCGAGACAGGTCTTGATGCGGTGGCAGAGGCCGCGCGCGAGGAGTTGTTCACGCTGTTTCCCGAGTTGCGCGACCCGGTGCGCAACTATGGCGAGACCGCGCGGATGTGTTTGCGCGGGCATGAGGCGGGGTTGCTGCGGCTGAATTGA
- the recR gene encoding recombination mediator RecR, protein MSSTRDIDALIEMMAKLPGLGPRSSRRAVLHLIRKRALLLHPLADLMQSVAHTARECLNCGNVGTADICDICTSNKRSNGELCVVEDVSDLWAMERTGAFKGRYHVLGGTLSALDAIGPDELRIPKLIDRIATEDITEVVLALNATVDGQTTAHYIADQLGETVQISTLAQGVPIGGELDYLDDGTIAAAFKARKKI, encoded by the coding sequence ATGAGCTCCACCCGCGATATCGACGCCCTGATCGAGATGATGGCCAAGCTCCCGGGCCTCGGCCCCCGTTCATCACGCCGCGCTGTGCTGCACCTCATCCGCAAACGCGCGCTCCTGCTGCACCCGCTGGCCGACCTCATGCAATCGGTTGCCCATACCGCGCGCGAATGCCTCAATTGCGGCAATGTCGGAACCGCTGACATCTGCGATATCTGCACATCCAACAAGCGCAGCAACGGCGAACTTTGCGTGGTCGAGGATGTCTCCGATCTCTGGGCGATGGAACGCACCGGCGCTTTCAAAGGCCGCTATCACGTCCTCGGCGGCACGCTTTCCGCACTTGACGCCATCGGCCCTGACGAATTGCGCATCCCCAAGCTGATTGACCGCATCGCAACCGAAGACATCACCGAAGTTGTCCTCGCTCTCAACGCCACGGTTGATGGCCAGACCACGGCGCATTACATCGCGGATCAATTGGGAGAAACTGTGCAGATCAGCACCCTGGCCCAGGGCGTCCCGATCGGCGGCGAACTCGACTACCTCGATGACGGCACGATCGCGGCCGCCTTCAAAGCCCGCAAGAAGATCTGA